In Portunus trituberculatus isolate SZX2019 chromosome 45, ASM1759143v1, whole genome shotgun sequence, the DNA window GTGAGAATGACAGTTTAGCCAACCTCCCCGAGAGAGTCTTGCCCCACAACACATCGCTCAGCGGCACGCCTACTGCCTCATTTCCGTCTTATACGCCACAACCATGGCCACTCGCCCTTTCTAACACTTATATAATTATAACCACATCCAAGTGCTAGCTATTTATTGCCTACTTCACCATATATTATCGTTAAATTGGGCATATAAGCGACTTGTAGATGCCGAAATTTTAAAGAAACTTTGACTTCTGTAGGGGAGAGTTGGCACGCGTGGCACTTCTCCACTTGTAAACATGGCACTGTGGCGGGTTGGTGCGGCGCCCTTGGTGGCTCCCTTGCGGCACTTGTCTGGTGTGACCGTGACTCCTGGCGATTGGGGAGGCGTGGCAGGGAGCAGATCACACTCCACCACGCCCGCCACCACGCCCGCCAGGAGGACCAGCACCACCACGCAGCACTGCCTGGACGCTGTCAGGTGAGTGCCACTCTGCCACTCAAGCCAGAGCTGGTGAAGGGTAACGCAACATTGGGTGTAGTATACATAATTTACTCTCTTGACACAGTTGTTCAGTAGTATATACATTAAACGATGACAACACACTTATAAATAGTATCACTGTAAGCCATTCAGCACAGTGAATCAAATGTTTGTTGCAGACGTAACGATTACGAAAATTTCCTGGCACTGTTGCTACTTCCCCAGGGTGCTCGATCTGCTGGAGTGGCAGTGCGAGCCTTCAACGTGGAAGTGGCCCaggtgtgtgttgctgtttcaTTAGGCCATTGTTGCCTACAtaacagagaaaaaatatggTGTGAGCTTCTTTTATTGAAATGTACAACTTACTCACAGGTTCAAGATGTGACCTCCGAGATACTGATAGCAAAAATGAGACTACAGTTTTGGAGGGAAACACTTGACGAGCTGTACAATGATGACGTTCCCCGGCAGCCAGTGGCCTTAGAACTTCACAGGGTACGTTGACCACCTGGCAGGATCCTCTTTAGTTAGTATCTCCTTCAGCTTCATAACTTTCCTCCCATCGTTATCTTCCTTCCAGATTAACAAGTAACCTGCTACTGGTCCATCTAAAAGGATATTTATTAGAGTACCTATGTGAttaaaaagtatataaagaTTGCAGTACTAAACTTTCCTTACTTCCCACAAgtcagaaaatgaataaatggtgCACTGCCAAATTTTTCTTACTCCCTACAGGCTGTCAAGAAGCACCGTCTCTCCAAGCGTTGGCTGCGCAGTCTGATTGATGCCCGGGAAGAGCAGCTGGAGAGGAGGTACTTCTCTTCCATAACAGAGTTAGAAGTGTACAGTGAAAAGTCCAATTCTGCACTTTATTATCTCATCCTTCAGGCGCTGGGTATGCATCACTAGGCATAATGATGAACTGGTTCCTCTTCTGCTTTATATGAATGAAGTAGAAGTTAAAGTGTTCATTCTGTTAGCATACAAATTAGTGAATTGGCATTAGCAATTTATATATGAATAAGACCAGAATTTCTCATTACTCATGTTTTGCTTTGGATACTTGAAGGAAATAGATGATGTACTGTTTGTTCCATTaccatacaattttttttttttttttttttttttttagaggaaaaagaaaaaaaaaaaaaaaaaacccacttaattgtcagttcccttagaggtcaatagagttagccagaagacaGGGACATATGTCATGGAATTAGCATCTATTTCTTTATGAATTAGTTCCAGATTGTTCATGTCTTGTTTCAGGTTCAGAAAACCTTCATGCAGATCATGCTGCCAGCCACCTGGGCAAGGCTGAAGGGATCATTAAAGCCCTGAGAGGCATCCCACATAATGCCTCCAAGAGAAAAGTCTTCCTCCCGCAGGATATCATGGTGTGTATCCATGTCCTTCACCTTGACACACAGATCACCCCCAGAATGCCTCTCTATCCATTCTTGCAACACTGAATTTTCACTTTGAAATCCAGATCACCTCCAGAATGTCTCTATCCATTCTTGCAACACTGGATTAATGTGGAAAAGGAATATGATAAAATGTTGCTTTCCAGATGAAGCATGGAGTGTCACAAGAAGACGTCATTCGTGGAAGTCGTGAGCAGAATCTCAAAGATGTGATCTATGATGTTGCAAGTCAGGCTTATCAGCATGTGGAGCATGTGAGTATGCAATATATTTACATTCTTGGTTCGCTCTGCCATATTACATGAACAGTGAACATCTCATATAAACAGGAAAATCTTTCTACTGTACCAGGCAGAGAACTTCCTGAAGTGCTTACATAGACCTCATCTCATCACAGTGTGGGAATTAAAATGCTAAGGAGGGTGTTGGCTGTCCCTTCACCTTTATGATGTACAGGGAATACAGTGGATTAGCATCGTGCATAAACATAAATTTTCCTCAAACACATAGCTCATGAAAAACGTCACATCTGTCACATTGTGGAAATCAATATACAGAGAAGAATATTGCCAATCCTTTCACTCTTTGTGGTGTGCAGGGAATACAGTGGTAGTATGAAAAGTTTATAAGTGTGTATTATTCTTCCCAATTCAGGCCCGCAGCATGATGGAGGACGTCCCAAAGGAGGCAAGAGTTGCTCTCCTTCCTGCTGTGtcagtctcttccttcctcaaagCACTCCAGAAAGCCCAGTTTGATATATTTGATCCAAGCCTCCAACTCAGAAATAATTGGCTTCCATGCTCATTACTTTGGGCCAAAATGTgtagaaaatactgaaaattaaGCAGCTTATATGAATGACTTTTtatatgtaattatttattatggGATTGTAGAGTGAAGCCTTAGGACTTGGCAACCATCTCGGAAAGGCCAAGCATCTCATTAATTTGGTAAGAGAGCAAATATTTACCAggtctctctctcaattttttcttttctttttttttactatgaaaATGTGGCTGCTTCCTACTGATGTTGTGGTTAATGAGTGAAGCCTTAGGAACAGCAGGTGTATTGTACAGTACATACCTAAGGATAGACTATATGTAAATATGAAACACTAATAATTGTGCACAACTGCTGGTCAGTTACTCAGGTTATTTATTGTAAATATACTCAGCAGCTTTCTATCACAACTGAGATATAAAGATGTTTTtaataaatgagatgaaaaagatcaagtatttctttccctGTCAGTTGGTTTAGCAACAGGCTCAAAGAAACTATTCAAGAAATTGCTATTTTTAATATCTGTATGCCTCACAACTAAATGTCATGCTTTTTGAAGAACTTAATCCTTATAAAGTTTAAGTAGTTGAAAGTGTAAACAATGTTTTcaacatttacatttttttggcAAATGGTGAAAATTTGGCAACCTATGGCACATGTCGTGGCTCAAGATCCAACCACTATTACTCTAGCTGTGATTTTTAGTTATAAAATTCAACATAAAACAGATCAAAGCAATTTTCTGCCTGCATATATGCTAAAGCTAAATTTCACTTCaaaattacaaaacaaataCCAAGCCTGTAGTCTTCACTGGTTATACCAAAGTTCTATGAACATTTGCTGCAGAATTCACACTGTACTGTTTCAATACAGCAGGATGATCTGCACATGCCATTTCTCTATTTGCAGTGGACTAGATACACCTAATACATTAAACATTACCGGTTTTAGGCAAAAATATGAATGCTCAACAACTTGTCTCTGGTCACTCAGGTTAACTTATCAAATAGCAATAGGTCCTGGGAAGTCCACAGGGCCTCTCACAGCATGTAAAAGCGAGTTCCTTCTTCACATCTAACAACAATGAGAGGGAACAATTATACATTTTGCTGCTTAGCACTTACTTAACATATTTTACTTACTTCTATCCACTCAACATGAAGATTATGCCAAAGACATAATTCATCAATGGTAAGCAGCAGCTGCACTTCTTTGAAAAGTGTAACTCATCTAAGATCTTAAAGCATCCAATAAGCTTTACACAAAATGATAAACTACATACATAAAAGAAAGCATGTGAGATAGAGAAATGGTAGACTCGAGAAAATAGTTAAAGTATTTAAGGAATAAAACAACTATCTAATAAGATCACACAGCTGAACATCTAAACTATTTGCTTCCATGGCTAAAAACTGCTTCAGCCTTATGCTATGTAAAGAAATAGCAGGTAAAATTATGCCTaaaacattttctttgttcCATCAAGTGCTAAGACAACAAAACCTGCAGTTACAACATCCAGAGTGATAGTGGTGGCCGCAGCAATGGCAGGGAAGAGTCACTGCCAGCCACAATTACACAGatctgttattttctcttttaatacTGAGTAATCCTAGACTAACTAACATGAAGCCAAACTTCACACTAATACTCTTGTTCAACAGCCAGTGGAATGTTAAGAAAATTTTGTTCTTGGTTAGCAGCAGCTGCATCTTGAAAACAATTCATAAACATatttatgcatacatacataatcatgttttttttttaaatgataaTGCATCTAAAATATTTGTGCACAAGTTCATCAACATTAACATCCTTATGGTAACAAGATTGTGAAGTCAGCTGCAAAATGTGAACTGCCTCACTTCAATAAGAGTATTAGAACACAACCATCTCAATGTAACTCTAACTTAGTCAAGCCTGAGTCAGAAAAATGTTATAAAATATTAGAGTATACTATACATATATTGCAACATGTCATGTAATCATTTGGTATTAGAGAAGTAAAATGCTGCT includes these proteins:
- the LOC123519229 gene encoding NADH dehydrogenase (ubiquinone) complex I, assembly factor 6-like, whose translation is MRQELCHQALAKTWKHHSLSPVAPLSDGYAFTIKNEIVQKRPVVTNELFVLKVEIVIFRENDSLANLPERGRVGTRGTSPLVNMALWRVGAAPLVAPLRHLSGVTVTPGDWGGVAGSRSHSTTPATTPARRTSTTTQHCLDAVRRNDYENFLALLLLPQGARSAGVAVRAFNVEVAQVQDVTSEILIAKMRLQFWRETLDELYNDDVPRQPVALELHRAVKKHRLSKRWLRSLIDAREEQLERRYFSSITELEVYSEKSNSALYYLILQALGSENLHADHAASHLGKAEGIIKALRGIPHNASKRKVFLPQDIMMKHGVSQEDVIRGSREQNLKDVIYDVASQAYQHVEHARSMMEDVPKEARVALLPAVSVSSFLKALQKAQFDIFDPSLQLRNNWLPCSLLWAKMCRKY